A genomic region of Gossypium hirsutum isolate 1008001.06 chromosome D01, Gossypium_hirsutum_v2.1, whole genome shotgun sequence contains the following coding sequences:
- the LOC107920950 gene encoding ubiquitin-conjugating enzyme E2 variant 1A, producing the protein MGSEGSCVVVPRSFRLLEELERGEKGIGDGTVSYGMDDADDIYMQSWTGTIIGPPNTVHEGCIYQLKLFCGKDYPDNPPSVRFQTRINMTCVNQETGVVEPSLFPMLANWQREYTMEDILTQLKKEMMSPQNRKLAQPPEGNEEARLDQKGLPLKCCIF; encoded by the exons ATGGGTTCAGAAGGATCATGTGTTGTTG TACCCAGGAGTTTCAGATTGCTAGAAGAGCTTGAGAGGGGTGAAAAGGGAATTGGAGATGGAACTGTTAGCTATGGGATGGACGATGCTGATGATATATACATGCAGTCATGGACTGGGACTATTATTGGCCCTCCAAAC ACTGTTCACGAAGGATGCATATATCAGTTGAAACTGTTCTGTGGCAAGGATTATCCAGATAATCCACCTAGTGTGAGGTTTCAAACCCGGATAAACATGACCTGTGTCAATCAGGAAACTGGAGTG GTTGAACCTAGCCTTTTCCCCATGCTTGCTAATTGGCAGAGGGAGTATACAATGGAGGATATATTGACTCAGTTGAAGAAAGAAATGATGTCTCCACAAAACAGGAAGCTTGCTCAGCCTCCTGAAG GCAATGAGGAGGCAAGGCTCGATCAAAAGGGCTTACCACTGAAGTGTTGCATCTTTTGA